The proteins below are encoded in one region of Vulpes lagopus strain Blue_001 chromosome 10, ASM1834538v1, whole genome shotgun sequence:
- the LOC121500096 gene encoding histone H3.1, which yields MARTKQTARKSTGGKAPRKQLATKAARKSAPATGGVKKPHRYRPGTVALREIRRYQKSTELLIRKLPFQRLVREIAQDFKTDLRFQSSAVMALQEACEAYLVGLFEDTNLCAIHAKRVTIMPKDIQLARRIRGERA from the coding sequence ATGGCTCGCACGAAGCAGACGGCGCGCAAGTCGACGGGCGGCAAGGCCCCGCGCAAGCAGCTGGCCACCAAGGCGGCCCGCAAGAGCGCGCCGGCCACCGGCGGCGTCAAGAAGCCGCACCGCTACCGGCCCGGCACGGTGGCCCTGCGCGAGATCCGGCGCTACCAGAAGTCCACGGAGCTGCTGATCCGCAAGCTGCCGTTCCAGCGCCTGGTGCGCGAGATCGCGCAGGACTTCAAGACCGACCTGCGCTTCCAGAGCTCGGCCGTCATGGCGCTGCAGGAGGCGTGCGAGGCCTACCTGGTGGGGCTCTTCGAGGACACCAACCTGTGCGCCATCCACGCCAAGCGCGTCACCATCATGCCCAAGGACATCCAGCTGGCGCGCCGCATCCGCGGGGAGAGGGCTTAA
- the LOC121500114 gene encoding late histone H2B.L4-like — translation MARGANEVLKTDSIYVYKVLKQVHPDTGISSKAMGIMNSFVNDIFERIAGEASRLAHYNKRSTITSREIQTAVRLLLPGELAKHAVSEGTKAGTKYTSAMYMFSYVLLYLKALLRATHICKSRV, via the coding sequence ATGGCAAGAGGCGCAAACGAGGTCTTAAAAACCGATTCCATCTACGTGTACAAGGTGCTGAAGCAGGTGCACCCCGACACGGGCATCTCGTCCAAGGCCATGGGCATCATGAACTCGTTCGTCAACGACATCTTCGAGCGCATCGCGGGCGAGGCGTCGCGCCTGGCGCATTACAACAAGCGCTCAACCATCACGTCCAGGGAGATCCAGACGGCCGTGCGCCTGCTGCTGCCCGGGGAGCTGGCCAAGCACGCCGTGTCCGAGGGCACCAAGGCCGGCACCAAGTACACCAGCGCCATGTATATGTTTTCCTACGTTTTACTTTACTTAAAGGCTCTTTTAAGAGCTACTCACATTTGCAAATCGAGAGTTTAG